In Pieris napi chromosome 2, ilPieNapi1.2, whole genome shotgun sequence, the following proteins share a genomic window:
- the LOC125062692 gene encoding ras-related protein Rab-43 has product MSNRNPNTLMSVPDDQFDYLFKIVLIGDCGTGKTCIVQRLKSGNFIERHGNTIGVDFSMKTLLVDGKKVKLQIWDTAGQERFRTITQSYYRSANGVIIVYDITKRSTFLSLKKWIEEVRRYTSSNVIVSLIGNKCDLADQREVEAEEPKSFCRYVPEIMFVMETSAKDNTNVEDTFRSLATELKRQHDSSEGPPADNDAVVLGESHSVSRCQPCRS; this is encoded by the exons atgagCAACCGGAATCCAAATACTTTAATGAGTGTACCAGACGATcagtttgattatttatttaaaatagttctTATTGGTGACTGCGGAACAGGGAAGACATGTATTGTACAGCGTTTAAAATCCGGAAACTTCATAGAACGGCATGGAAATACAATAGGCGTAGATTTCTCGATGAAAACTTTATTAGTTGATGGAAAGAAGGTCAAG ctGCAGATATGGGATACAGCAGGACAGGAAAGATTTAGGACTATTACTCAGAGTTATTATCGTTCAGCCAATGGAGTAATAATAG tgTACGACATAACAAAGAGATCAACATTTTTGTCTCTAAAGAAATGGATAGAAGAAGTTAGAAGGTATACATCATCAAATGTCATAGTCTCTTTAATTGGAAATAAGTGTGATCTGGCAGATCAACGCGAGGTTGAAGCTGAAGAGCCTAAGTCTTTCTGCCGTTATGTTCCAGAGATTATGTTTGTTATGGAGACCTCTGCTAAAGACAATACTAATGTTGAAGACACTTTCCGAAGCTTAGCCACAGAATTGAAG CGTCAACATGATAGCAGCGAAGGCCCACCCGCTGACAATGATGCTGTTGTACTCGGAGAAAGTCATTCTGTGAGTCGGTGTCAACCTTGCCGTtcttag